The following coding sequences lie in one Ictalurus punctatus breed USDA103 chromosome 16, Coco_2.0, whole genome shotgun sequence genomic window:
- the dcps gene encoding m7GpppX diphosphatase, translated as MAASQNGGGSDPKNEAKRLKTDGNDAENDGEHTAERSISAFEVGRILRESAREKNIFVHGKLDDQEAVIILEKTPITQDVLQEMLKSSTQMLEMRNDIYSTYQLRPPPHLNGIKTTVICPATEKHVKKYLRQETFLVEETEEDYQSITLPYINSQSFSLQWVYNILEKKAEADRIVFEDPDPRVGFVLLPDFKWDQKQLDDLYLIAIVHRKDVKSLRDLTPDHLPLLRNVREKGLEAIMKRYSVPASKLRVMLHYQPSYYHLHVHFISLDYEAPGCGVERAHLLADVIQNLQEEPEYYRKHTLTFPIRADDTLLTKFKEAGRV; from the exons ATGGCGGCGTCTCAAAATGGCGGCGGCTCCGACCCAAAGAACGAAGCAAAGCGACTCAAAACTGATGGAAACGATGCTGAAAATGATGGCGAGCACACGGCAGAGAGGTCCATTTCGGCCTTTGAAGTGGGACGGATCCTCCGCGAATCTGCcagagagaaaaacattttCGTACACGGAAAG CTCGATGACCAGGAGGCCGTTATCATCCTGGAGAAAACACCCATCACACAAGATGTCCTTCAGGAGATGTTGAAGAGCAGCACGCAGATGCTGGAGATGAGGAACGACATCTACAGCACTTACCAGCTCCGACCACCACCGCACCTCAACG GAATTAAGACCACTGTGATCTGCCCAGCAACGGAGAAACACGTGAAGAAGTATCTGCGTCAGGAAACGTTCCTCGTCGAGGAGACTGAGGAAGACTATCAGTCCATCACACTTCCGTACATAAACAGCCAGAGCTTCAGTTTGCAG TGGGTTTACAACATCTTGGAAAAGAAAGCAGAGGCCGATCGGATCGTTTTCGAAGATCCAGACCCGCGAGTCGGGTTCGTCCTGCTGCCAGATTTCAAATGGGACCAGAAGCAG CTCGACGACCTGTACCTGATCGCGATCGTACATCGGAAGGACGTAAAGAGTTTGAGAGATCTCACGCCTGATCATCTTCCTTTACTGAGAAACGTCCGTGAGAAAGGACTG GAGGCCATCATGAAGCGCTACAGCGTCCCGGCGTCTAAACTGCGAGTCATGCTGCACTACCAGCCGTCCTACTACCACCTCCACGTGCACTTCATTTCACTGGATTACGAAGCTCCGGGGTGCGGCGTGGAGAGAGCGCACCTGCTCGCCGACGTCATCCAGAACCTGCAGGAGGAACCCGAGTACTACCGCAAACACACGCTGACCTTCCCGATACGGGCGGACGACACGCTGCTGACCAAGTTCAAAGAAGCAGGGAGAGTCTAG
- the smtlb gene encoding somatolactin beta, with translation MNKTKVLQVWMGILLCAVNGLLGSDLDCSDRSDRCSISVEKLLDRAIQHAELIYRISDEARTLFEEMFIPLSIPAHQVHGGNSCTSNLVRVPISKLEIQQISDKWLLHSISILVQVWIEPLADLQDSLDMYDNVPSSLISKTRWMSTKLMNLKQGVLVLMSKMLDEGSAELENNESVLRHIVAPAMAEHVLRDYAVLSCFKKDAHKMETFLKLLRCRQTDNPTCSLF, from the exons ATGAACAAGACCAAAG TTCTTCAGGTTTGGATGGGGATCTTGTTATGCGCTGTAAACGGATTACTGGGTTCAGATCTGGACTGCTCAGATCGTTCAGATCGATGCTCAATTTCTGTAGAGAAACTTCTGGATCGAGCCATCCAGCATGCTGAGCTCATCTACCGCATCTCAGATGAGGCCAGGACATTGTTT GAGGAGATGTTCATTCCTTTATCGATACCCGCTCATCAAGTCCACGGAGGCAACTCTTGCACGTCCAATCTTGTTCGTGTCCCTATATCCAAACTCGAAATTCAACAAATTTCG GACAAATGGCTCCTCCATTCGATCTCGATACTGGTTCAGGTCTGGATCGAGCCCCTGGCCGACCTGCAGGATTCTCTCGACATGTACGACAACGTCCCCAGCTCCCTAATCAGCAAGACCAGGTGGATGTCAACCAAGCTGATGAACCTTAAGCAAGGAGTGCTTGTCCTTATGAGTAAG ATGCTGGATGAAGGAAGTGCGGAGCTGGAAAATAACGAGAGTGTGTTGCGCCACATCGTTGCTCCTGCCATGGCAGAGCACGTGCTGAGGGACTACGCCGTGTTGTCCTGCTTCAAAAAGGACGCTCACAAGATGGAGACATTTCTAAAACTGCTTAGATGCCGCCAAACAGATAACCCGACCTGCTCCCTTTTCTAG
- the kcnj1b gene encoding ATP-sensitive inward rectifier potassium channel 1b, whose protein sequence is MQLPLFPCSKVLLSFYPPPPPNEGMLQFIRKEVHNHLTERRIRRTRLVTKDGHCNIEFGNVAYHSHFAYLMDFWTTFVEIRWRFVILSFVAAFTGSWFVFGLLWYFIAKSNGDLEEKNVHDGHLKCIENINGLTSAFLYSLETQTTIGYGGRALTGHCAETVALLVVQSLMGAIINCFMCGLILAKISLPKNRAKTVTFSDTAVICMKNESLCLQIRVANLRKTLLIGSRIYGKLLKTSVTLEGEPIILDQVNVDFLVDAGKDNLFFVCPLTLYHVIDSSSPFSEMTADTVQQQDIELVVFLEGMAESTSSSCQVRTSYIPCEIQWGYCFLPIISRTKGGKYRVDFSNFSKTIPVPTPHCPSCYLNDLNKDVGLHQCGQQGIDNPGFEVVTTEDLVDNMQM, encoded by the coding sequence ATGCAGCTACCTCTTTTTCCATGTTCAAAagttttgctttctttttatcccccccctccccccaacgaAGGAATGTTGCAGTTCATCCGTAAGGAGGTTCATAATCACCTAACGGAACGCAGGATTCGGCGGACACGGCTCGTGACCAAGGACGGCCATTGTAACATTGAATTTGGCAATGTTGCGTATCATAGCCATTTTGCTTACCTGATGGACTTTTGGACCACCTTTGTTGAGATCCGTTGGCGTTTTGTTATACTTTCTTTTGTCGCTGCGTTCACTGGGAGCTGGTTCGTCTTCGGTCTGCTGTGGTACTTCATTGCAAAAAGCAACGGGGACCTGGAGGAAAAGAACGTTCATGATGGCCATTTAAAGTGCATCGAAAACATAAACGGTCTCACAAGTGCCTTTCTTTATTCCTTAGAGACACAGACGACCATTGGATACGGCGGACGAGCTTTGACGGGTCACTGTGCCGAGACGGTAGCCCTTCTCGTCGTCCAGTCTCTAATGGGTGCCATTATAAACTGCTTCATGTGCGGCCTGATTCTGGCCAAAATCTCCCTCCCGAAAAATCGAGCCAAGACCGTAACCTTTAGTGACACGGCTGTGATCTGTATGAAAAACGAAAGCCTGTGCTTGCAGATCAGAGTCGCCAATCTTCGGAAGACGCTGCTCATAGGCAGCCGTATTTACGGCAAGCTCTTGAAAACCAGTGTCACTCTGGAAGGAGAGCCCATCATCCTGGACCAGGTCAATGTTGACTTCCTGGTAGACGCTGGCAAGGACAACCTCTTCTTCGTCTGTCCGCTGACGCTGTACCATGTAATTGACAGTTCTAGTCCTTTTTCAGAGATGACTGCTGATACAGTTCAGCAGCAGGACATTGAGCTGGTGGTCTTCTTGGAGGGCATGGCTGAATCCACAAGTTCCTCATGCCAGGTTCGCACATCCTACATCCCATGTGAGATCCAGTGGGGTTACTGTTTCCTGCCCATCATCTCCCGAACCAAAGGGGGCAAATACCGTGTCGACTTCTCTAATTTCTCCAAAACCATTCCAGTACCCACGCCTCACTGCCCCAGCTGCTATCTAAATGACCTGAACAAAGATGTTGGACTTCACCAGTGTGGACAGCAAGGCATTGACAACCCTGGGTTTGAGGTAGTTACTACGGAAGATTTGGTGGACAACATGCAAATGTGA
- the foxred1 gene encoding FAD-dependent oxidoreductase domain-containing protein 1, translating to MFSLPKVRFTGRSYKTLSLINSHCCSFGVNSSRSFGTGRHVRKDFIQDLENQFKAFRDKAKAAMPGSDWSPIQVTRGLPPERADVVIIGGGVIGWSIAYWLKRKLMSRDSLRVVLVEKDPTYSQASTVLSAGGIRQQFSLKENIQLSLASASFMKNINEHLGVLNEDPIDLQFNHSGYLFLANEAWAHIMEESYAIQKELGAEVTLLSPAQLKERFPCVNTDGVALASLGLENEGWFDPWTLLNAFRRKAMSMGVYQCFGEVTGFRCWTQNAETTDGDLLNIKRIKYVNVQMPNSLEYQPVECAVVVNAAGASSGKIGDMLGIGHGPKTSVAAIPVPVEPRKRFVYVVHCPDGPGLECPFLIDYSGVYLRREGLGGNYITGMSPEESEEPDCSNLDVDHEFFQEKIWPRLAHRIPVFENLKVSGAWAGFYDYNSFDQNGIVGLHPLVNNMYFATGFSGHGLQHSPAVGRAVAELILDGRFKTIDMSSFDFRRILRQEPMLEKNIV from the exons ATGTTCAGTTTGCCTAAGGTCCGGTTTACTGGCCGCAGTTACAAAACGCTCTCTTTAATAAACTCTCACTGCTGCAGCTTTGGAGTGAACAGCAGCCGGAGCTTCGGTACAGGCAGACATGTGCGGAAAGACTTCATCCAGG ATCTGGAGAACCAGTTTAAAGCGTTTCGTGATAAAGCGAAGGCGGCGATGCCCGGCAGTGACTGGAGCCCGATCCAGGTGACCCGCGGCCTTCCTCCCGAGCGCGCCGACGTCGTGATCATCGGAGGAGGAGTGATCGGTTGGTCCATCGCTTACTGGTTGAAGAGGAAACTGATGTCTCGGGACTCGCTGAGGGTGGTGCTGGTGGAGAAAGATCCCACT tacagCCAGGCCTCCACAGTGCTCTCTGCAGGAGGCATTCGGCAGCAGTTCTCGCTGAAGGAGAACATCCAGCTCTCTCTGGCCTCCGCTAGCTTCATGAAGAACATTAAT GAACATCTCGGCGTGCTGAACGAGGATCCCATTGACCTGCAGTTTAATCACTCGGGTTATCTTTTCCTGGCCAATGAAGCGTGGGCACACATCATGGAGGAGAGCTATGCGATTCAGAA AGAACTCGGGGCCGAAGTCACGCTGCTATCACCTGCACAGCTGAAGGAGCGGTTTCCCTGTGTAAACACAGACGGCGTCGCACTGGCCTCTCTTG GACTCGAGAATGAAGGCTGGTTCGACCCTTGGACCCTCCTGAACGCGTTCAGACGCAAAGCCATGTCTATGGGAGTGTATCAGTGCTTCGGAGAAGTCACAG gatttAGATGCTGGACACAAAATGCAGAAACCACAGACGGAGACCTTCTGAACATAAAAAGGATCAAATATGTTAAC GTGCAGATGCCTAACAGTTTGGAGTACCAGCCTGTGGAGTGCGCTGTCGTCGTGAACGCGGCCGGTGCCAGTTCGGGGAAAATCGGCGACATGCTCGGTATCGGACACGGCCCGAAAACCAGCGTGGCGGCCATTCCGGTACCCGTGGAACCCAGAAAACG GTTTGTTTACGTGGTGCATTGTCCTGATGGTCCGGGCCTGGAGTGTCCGTTTCTGATCGACTACTCGGGAGTGTACCTGCGGCGAGAAGGCCTCGGAGGAAATTACATCACGGGGATGTCGCCGGAGGAG AGCGAGGAACCGGACTGCAGTAACCTGGATGTGGACCATGAGTTTTTTCAGGAGAAAATCTGGCCACGTCTGGCACATCGAATTCCTGTTTTTGAGAATCTGAAG GTGTCAGGAGCATGGGCGGGGTTTTACGACTACAACTCCTTCGACCAGAACGGCATCGTAGGCCTGCACCCGCTGGTCAACAACATGTACTTCGCGACGGGTTTCAGCGGACACGGACTGCAGCATTCTCCCGCCGTGGGCCGCGCCGTCGCCGAGCTCATCCTGGACGGACGGTTTAAGACCATCGACATGAGCTCCTTCGACTTCAGACGCATCCTCCGCCAGGAGCCCATGCTGGAGAAGAACATCGTGTGA